The Paenibacillus sp. FSL R7-0345 DNA segment CATATTTCATTCCTCCATCATGATGTGTGTAAGAAATTACATTGGCGGATTCTGCATGAGCAGAAGCTTGATCGCCTCCATACAGGCAACACCTTGCGGAATAAGGGCAGCCAGCGCACGTCTGGCTTGTACCGGCTTCAGGCCGTTAATCATAGGCTCCAGCGCTTTGACTTCGCGTTCCAGACGCTGCATTTGAAGCTCAAGCTCTACGAGTTTGTCCGAAACATCAGCTTCGGGAGCGGCTGTATTCCATTTGTCCATCATGGATTTGATTTCATCCAATGTATATTTCTCATGCTTTAGCTGATTAATACGTTCCAAGGCGGCTAAGGTTTCATGGCTGTACAGCCTGTAATTCTTCATGCTTCTTGATTCCGGCTTGATCAGGCCAAGCTTCGTATAATAGTCGATGGTCCGTTCGCTTAAGCTGGCGGCTTTGGCAAGCTCGCCAATCCGGTAAAGGATCATATCCCCATGTTAGTTCACCCCGCTGCATAATCTTCACGCTGAAAGAAGCGGAAGTTACTTATTTAAATTATTCCTATATTAAAATGATACCAAATGTCCAACCGTACAGTCAAACGTCATACTTACTTTAAGTATATGCAGCGTTAAAGGGAAAGATACTGTAACGAAACTGAAATACATGACATCATAATGTTATATATTGCATGAAAAATCATTTTGACGGACCGTTATTCTGCTGTAAACCTTGAGACAGACCAGGAATACAAGTGTTTCACAGTAATAGTAGCTTTGAAACAGGAATTTTACTTTAAAAGAAAAGGCATGTTTAAGCTAATGTGTTAATAAAAATGCAATATAAAATGACAGCCATGTGTATGCGGTTACAGAAAAATGGACCTTAAAATACTGATATTACGCCATTTTGTATGTCTAATAGTGTTTATGCCGATCAATTATTTGGAAAATATGCCATTCAAAAATAAAAGTAAAAACAATTAAAAAATTGTCTTGTCAATTTACCTGACTTCTGATTATAATGACATTAAGAGTTTCACGACTTGTTAGAAAATATAACATTGGGGAGTGGGGTTTAGATGAAGAAAAAGTTATTGATGATGTTTCTGGCTATGATTACTTTGATGATCTATCCGGTCAGCGCCTTTGCTGCTGAGGGTCCGGCAGCACCAGATCTGCAGATCGGATTGGACACAGCGTTTACCTTCCTGGCCTTTATCTTAGTATTCTTTATGCAAGCGGGATTTGCACTCCTTGAAGCCGGTTCGGTCCGGATGAAAAATGCCGGTCACGTAGCCGGTAAGACAGTACTGACACTGGCGATTGCCAGCTTATGCTTCTGGGCTGTAGGCTTCGGTCTTGGCTTCGGTAACGGTAACGGCTTTATCGGAACCACTGGTTGGTTCTACGGCGGAGATGCACAGGCATCCTCATTTGAATCATTGGCCTTCTCCGATGTAACCCTGAACATTAAATTCCTGTTCCAGATGGCTTTTGCAGCAGTATCCTTGGCAATTGTGTCCGGTGGTATGGCTGAACGTGCTAAACTGAGTGTGTACATTATCTTCGGAATTCTGTTCTCCGTTATTATCTATCCTGTCGTTGCACACTGGGTATGGGGCGGCGGCTGGTTGGCTAACCTCGAAATGCAGGATTATGCAGGTTCCACAGTTGTCCAT contains these protein-coding regions:
- a CDS encoding MerR family transcriptional regulator, with product MILYRIGELAKAASLSERTIDYYTKLGLIKPESRSMKNYRLYSHETLAALERINQLKHEKYTLDEIKSMMDKWNTAAPEADVSDKLVELELQMQRLEREVKALEPMINGLKPVQARRALAALIPQGVACMEAIKLLLMQNPPM